The Maridesulfovibrio ferrireducens genome contains a region encoding:
- a CDS encoding S8 family serine peptidase: MRPFRAAATKQLLFFLTLTFLLCPCSVRGEDSDSSGPKLYFQNQQVDPLNKSLGDTLLPSDKASPPLEKSDDSSSATSFARTFKRLFSFSAPTDVVEYNYYVVQFTGPIQSSWKKSLADLGAVFFDYIPQYAFIIKLGTAKVDVVKGLGFVRWIGEYAADLKLSRDVYDITPEKLREQEAFLDVRVVAFPGEDMVLLKSKISSAGGSVLSSSSSEWRILINVKISIKNVDGLKDIKGVKWIERSPEHRTDNNIGLGIIEARSEQEKVWPVSRSNLFGEGQIVAICDSGIDTGEQASIHEDFSDGQGGSRIIDNVVFSGVEVSTIDYSGHGTHVAGTVLGNGMKSGSSPLANSFPSTCYAGAAPKARLYFQTVGPADGGSSLPGIPNDLFDVFEPAYNAGARIHSNSWGSSGPGNYDSESVSVDQFMWNNKDFLIVCAAGNSGKDKDLDGVIDLYSIDSPATAKNCLTVGASESYRIGSSEGYGSQFWNIFSYSAEPLASDPVANKPNGLAAFSSRGPTIDGRYKPEIVAPGTNILSTRSSNQVGNGWGSFNDDYYWSGGTSMATPLVAGTAAVLREYLMKEEGFTDPSAALVKTSLIHGAGSLVPGQYGTGSTQEVTAAPDNVQGWGRVNLESSINSDDKYETEYHDIKDSAPSDTTYSRAFSFKVENNEKPFKAVLGWTDYPGSVAASGGLVNDLDLRVQQPDGTWVYPDNAVSLSPLTKCLYATAIDGHYDDDVTGLRVSPPSYPCTLEVVGLAFTNPSDLIETIEIVIYKYDGGVGDELFRKSFAYIPSGQYAFPVGLTLTEGEILVAVEKENSNLGVSCQNINSDRGMINDEGVWTAVAFTPVIGVNFRTQIVATNFDRLNNTVSVTVNSPQAGTYKAEITVNNIPVGPQPYALVMSGMVGENPTEGEIELNTDQPGAPVSTFLSKAHSASSAVNVNTIYGTALESVYSDQSSFCIQTTAESIISIRYSVTGLPVVEARELTLAKLFTNGTNKQFKYANLENYTDGNWWLTDVSGKFIEPVHVLNSDTAYYVVSVLKDNGSYDDNPDPGVIDDPQILGMNSPDTGGTGCTVGMDNEYGPILLMLIAILSLVLRRFSKLNSGKPLIAVKFRK, translated from the coding sequence GTGCGCCCATTCAGAGCCGCTGCGACTAAACAACTACTGTTTTTTTTGACATTAACATTTCTTCTGTGTCCCTGTTCAGTTCGTGGTGAAGATAGTGATTCTTCCGGTCCAAAACTTTATTTTCAGAATCAGCAGGTGGACCCTTTAAATAAATCTCTGGGCGACACTCTTTTGCCCTCTGACAAGGCATCTCCTCCCTTAGAAAAATCAGATGATTCTAGTTCTGCAACAAGTTTTGCAAGAACTTTTAAAAGGCTTTTTTCTTTTTCTGCTCCAACTGACGTTGTAGAGTACAATTACTACGTCGTTCAATTTACCGGCCCTATTCAATCCTCATGGAAAAAGTCTCTTGCAGATCTTGGAGCAGTTTTTTTTGATTACATTCCCCAATATGCGTTCATAATTAAGTTAGGAACTGCAAAGGTTGATGTCGTCAAGGGGCTGGGTTTTGTGCGTTGGATTGGCGAGTATGCTGCTGATTTGAAGCTGTCCAGAGATGTATATGATATCACTCCTGAAAAACTGCGGGAGCAGGAAGCTTTTCTGGACGTCAGGGTCGTTGCATTTCCCGGCGAAGATATGGTTTTGCTGAAAAGTAAAATCAGTTCGGCCGGAGGATCTGTGCTTTCAAGCTCTTCGTCAGAGTGGCGTATTTTGATCAATGTTAAAATATCCATTAAAAATGTAGACGGACTTAAAGATATAAAGGGCGTGAAATGGATCGAAAGATCCCCTGAACATCGCACTGACAATAATATTGGACTCGGTATAATCGAAGCCCGTTCAGAACAGGAAAAAGTATGGCCGGTTTCCCGTAGTAATCTTTTTGGTGAAGGTCAGATTGTAGCCATTTGCGACAGCGGGATTGATACTGGTGAACAGGCTAGTATTCATGAGGATTTCAGTGATGGACAGGGCGGAAGTCGGATTATCGACAATGTCGTATTTTCAGGAGTAGAAGTAAGTACTATTGACTATAGCGGGCATGGTACTCATGTTGCGGGGACTGTTCTCGGCAACGGTATGAAATCAGGTTCATCGCCTTTGGCTAATTCATTTCCGAGCACATGTTATGCGGGGGCGGCACCAAAGGCCCGGCTTTATTTTCAAACTGTGGGGCCGGCTGATGGAGGGTCAAGCCTTCCCGGAATTCCTAATGATTTGTTTGACGTTTTTGAGCCTGCATATAATGCCGGAGCACGTATTCACAGCAACAGCTGGGGGTCTTCAGGGCCGGGAAATTACGACAGTGAATCTGTCAGCGTCGACCAGTTTATGTGGAACAATAAAGATTTTTTGATTGTTTGTGCTGCAGGCAATTCCGGGAAAGACAAAGATCTGGACGGAGTTATCGATCTTTACAGCATTGATTCTCCGGCAACAGCTAAAAATTGTTTGACTGTCGGTGCTTCTGAGTCATACCGAATCGGCAGCAGTGAGGGGTACGGTTCTCAATTCTGGAATATTTTTAGCTATTCTGCTGAGCCTTTAGCTTCTGATCCGGTTGCTAATAAGCCCAACGGCTTAGCTGCCTTTTCAAGTCGTGGACCGACTATAGACGGTCGTTACAAACCGGAAATTGTTGCCCCGGGAACAAACATTCTTTCAACACGGTCCTCGAATCAGGTGGGAAATGGATGGGGTTCTTTCAACGACGACTATTACTGGTCGGGCGGAACCAGTATGGCAACCCCGCTGGTTGCCGGAACTGCCGCTGTTTTGCGTGAGTATTTGATGAAGGAGGAAGGTTTTACCGATCCAAGCGCCGCTCTGGTTAAAACGAGTCTTATCCACGGGGCAGGATCACTTGTTCCCGGTCAGTACGGGACCGGTTCTACACAGGAAGTCACTGCGGCACCGGATAATGTTCAGGGGTGGGGAAGAGTCAACCTAGAGTCTTCTATCAATTCTGATGACAAGTATGAAACAGAATACCATGATATCAAGGATTCTGCTCCTTCAGATACAACCTATTCCCGGGCCTTTTCTTTTAAAGTGGAGAATAACGAAAAACCTTTCAAAGCTGTTCTTGGGTGGACTGATTATCCAGGGTCAGTTGCCGCGTCCGGCGGGTTGGTTAATGATTTGGATCTCAGGGTTCAACAACCTGATGGAACATGGGTCTATCCGGATAACGCTGTCAGTCTAAGCCCATTGACAAAATGTCTGTATGCTACCGCAATTGATGGCCATTATGATGACGACGTAACCGGTTTGCGTGTTAGTCCTCCTTCTTATCCCTGCACTCTTGAGGTTGTAGGTCTTGCTTTTACCAATCCATCTGACCTTATTGAGACGATTGAAATCGTTATATACAAATATGACGGTGGTGTCGGGGATGAACTTTTTCGAAAATCATTTGCATATATTCCCTCAGGGCAATATGCGTTTCCGGTCGGATTGACTCTTACGGAGGGCGAGATTTTAGTTGCTGTGGAAAAGGAAAACAGCAACCTTGGGGTTAGTTGTCAGAATATTAATTCTGACCGTGGAATGATTAATGACGAGGGAGTTTGGACGGCGGTTGCTTTTACACCGGTTATTGGTGTTAATTTCAGGACGCAGATAGTCGCAACTAATTTTGACCGCTTGAACAATACTGTATCTGTAACAGTTAATAGTCCGCAGGCCGGCACATACAAGGCGGAAATTACCGTTAATAATATTCCTGTCGGTCCACAGCCTTATGCTCTGGTTATGAGCGGTATGGTGGGTGAGAATCCTACTGAAGGCGAGATTGAACTTAATACTGATCAGCCTGGTGCGCCAGTATCGACCTTTTTGAGCAAAGCGCATTCGGCCAGCTCTGCTGTAAACGTAAATACTATATACGGAACAGCTCTTGAGAGTGTTTATAGCGATCAGTCTTCATTTTGTATTCAAACAACAGCTGAAAGTATAATCAGTATTCGGTATTCTGTAACCGGATTGCCTGTGGTGGAGGCAAGAGAATTAACACTGGCTAAGTTGTTTACCAACGGAACGAATAAACAATTCAAATATGCAAATCTTGAGAATTATACGGACGGCAACTGGTGGCTTACAGATGTGTCAGGAAAATTTATTGAGCCTGTTCATGTTTTGAATTCTGATACTGCGTATTATGTTGTTTCAGTTCTTAAGGACAACGGTTCTTATGATGACAATCCAGATCCGGGAGTTATCGACGACCCGCAGATTCTCGGTATGAATTCGCCTGATACGGGCGGAACAGGATGCACTGTGGGAATGGATAATGAGTATGGCCCGATTCTCCTGATGCTGATCGCAATTCTGTCTCTGGTGTTACGTCGGTTTTCCAAACTTAATTCCGGGAAACCTCTCATCGCTGTAAAGTTCCGAAAATAG